The following proteins are encoded in a genomic region of Streptomyces sp. NBC_01723:
- the mutM gene encoding bifunctional DNA-formamidopyrimidine glycosylase/DNA-(apurinic or apyrimidinic site) lyase, with protein sequence MPELPEVEVVRRGLERWVAHRTVADAEVLHPRAVRRHIAGPDDFAHRLKGHRFGTAARRGKYLWLPLADTGQAVLAHLGMSGQLLVQPHEAPAEKHLRIRVRFADDLSTELRFVDQRTFGGLSLHDTSPDGLPDVIAHIARDPLDPLFDDEAFHLALRRKRTTIKRALLDQSLISGVGNIYADEALWRSRLHYERPTATFTRPRTAELLGHVRDVMNAALAVGGTSFDSLYVNVNGESGYFDRSLDAYGREGLPCRRCATPMRRRPWMNRSSYFCPKCQRPPRVTP encoded by the coding sequence ATGCCCGAGTTGCCCGAGGTGGAGGTCGTCCGGCGCGGCCTGGAGCGCTGGGTCGCCCATCGCACCGTCGCCGACGCCGAGGTACTGCACCCGCGCGCCGTACGCCGGCACATCGCCGGCCCCGACGACTTCGCCCACCGGCTGAAGGGGCACCGCTTCGGCACCGCCGCCCGGCGCGGCAAGTACCTGTGGCTGCCGCTGGCGGACACCGGTCAGGCGGTCCTGGCCCACCTCGGCATGAGCGGCCAGTTGCTGGTCCAGCCGCACGAGGCACCGGCCGAGAAGCACCTGCGCATCCGCGTCCGCTTCGCCGACGACCTCTCCACAGAACTCCGCTTCGTCGACCAGCGCACCTTCGGCGGCCTGTCGCTGCACGACACGTCCCCCGACGGCCTGCCCGACGTCATCGCGCACATCGCCCGCGACCCGCTGGACCCACTCTTCGACGACGAGGCCTTCCACCTCGCCCTGCGCCGCAAGCGCACCACGATCAAACGGGCCCTGCTCGACCAGTCCCTGATCAGCGGCGTCGGCAACATCTACGCCGACGAGGCGCTGTGGCGCTCCCGGCTGCACTACGAACGCCCCACGGCCACCTTCACCCGCCCCCGCACCGCGGAACTCCTCGGTCACGTCCGGGACGTGATGAACGCGGCCCTCGCCGTGGGCGGGACCAGCTTCGACAGCCTGTACGTCAACGTCAACGGCGAGTCCGGCTACTTCGACCGCTCGCTCGACGCGTACGGCCGCGAGGGCCTGCCCTGCCGCCGCTGCGCCACACCCATGCGCCGCCGGCCCTGGATGAACCGCTCCAGCTATTTCTGCCCGAAGTGCCAGCGCCCGCCCCGGGTCACGCCGTAG